The following DNA comes from Burkholderia sp. HI2500.
GGCACCGTGTACTGGTGTTCGTTGCCGAGGCCGATCCACGCAACGGCCGCGGCGATCGCCGACGTCGCGACCGCCACGACCAGCGCACGCAGTTCGAACGTGCCGAGCAGCACTTCGAGCACGAAGATCGCGCCGCCGAGCGGCACGTTATAGACGGCAGCGAGCCCCGCACCGGCACCGCACGCGACCATCAGCCGGCAGTCGTCGGGCGTGAGCCCCGCCGCATGCGCAAGCCGCCCGGCAAGCAGCGAACCGATCTCGCGCGGCGCGACTTCGCGGCCGAGCGGCGAGCCGAGCGCGACGGTGACGATCTGCAGCAGCGCGTGAACCGTCGTGCTGACGACCGGCATCCGCGGATCGGCTGCACGCACCGCGCGGCGAATGCTGACGAGCGGCCGGCCATACCGGTACAACGCCCACCAGCCGCCGCCGGCAACGATCCCGCAGACGACCAGCACCGCGAGGCGGCGCAGCGGATCGGCGCCGGTCACGCCGATGAGGAAGCTCTCGGTGCCGATCACGTGCGCGACGCTGTAGCCGTACGCGACGTGCTGGATCGCATGCAGCAGCAGCGCGAGCAGCATGCCGCCGAGGCCCGCGCCGATGCCGGTCAGGATCGTGACGACGGCCACGCGCGCGAACGGGCTGGCGGCCGGCGAGGAGGATGCGGGGGCGGACGGGAGATCGGGGCGCATGGTGTCGGCGAATGGAATCGAAAAGACGGCGCGCAACATGCACGCCGCCGTCAGGACCGCATCGTAGGCCGGCGCCCCATCATGAGACAAACGTATTTTTAGAATCGACTGATGCATTTTGCGCATACATGGCATCTGACGGGCCCAAGTCGCCCGCCGTTCACCTCAATCCGGATATATGACGCGCTCAGGTTCGCGCCGCAGATCGCTTTCCCTGGCGGATCGACAGCGTGGCCTTGGCCTGTCGCCGCACCGCTTCGTCGTCGCTGTCCGCATCAAGCACGACGAGATTCGCCGGACGCGCCGATCAACCGCCGTACCGCACGCCGCGCATGTTGCAACGACGCGACAGGCACGCCTCGATGAACGGATGCCAGCCGCACACGACCACGCAATAACCGCCGGCGCCACGCGCGCGCGGCACATCGTGTCAGTTTTGTGAAGGACTCTTGCGGGATCCGGAAAGGTCCGCTCGCCGCCCCGGCGGCCTTGCGCGCGCGATGCGCCCCTACACTTGCGCCGAACTTTCGTTCCCAGTCCCACACGCAGGAGCCCTGACTTGAAAAAAACCCTCATCGCCGGCGCATGCACCGCCGCCCTGTTCGCCCCGCTCGCTCACGCACAGAGTTCGGTCACGCTGTACGGCCTGATCGATGCCGGCATCGTCTACACCAACAACGCGAACGGCGCGTCGCTGTGGCGCCTGAACAGCGGCACCGTCAACGGCAGCCGCGTCGGGTTTCGCGGCACCGAGGATCTCGGCGGCGGCCTGAAGGCGCTGTTCGTGCTCGAGAACGGCTTCAACGTGAACAACGGCGGGCTCGGGCAGGACGGCAAGCTGTTCGGCCGCCACGCGTACGTCGGCCTGAGCCAGAACGGCTTTGGCACGCTGACGCTCGGCCGCCAGTACGACACGATGGTCGACTTCGTCGCGCCGCTGTCGGCCACGGCCGGCGACCTCGGCGACGCGAGCTTCGCGCATCCGTTCGACAACGACAACCTGAACCACTCGCTGCGCATCAACAACGCGGTCAAGTACACGAGCGAGACCTATGCGGGCCTCAAGGTCGGCGCGATGGTCGCGTTCTCGAACGCGACCAACTTCGGCGCGAACCGCGCGTACAGCGTCGCGGCGAGCTACACGAACGGCCCGCTGAAACTGGCCGGCGCGTACCTGCAGATGAACGGCACGAAGGGCTCGACGAGCGCGAGCCCCGGCGCGACCGATGCGGCCGAAGCAAAGAGCCTGAACCAGGGCGGCTGGTCGATCGGCTCGGACCGCATGCGTTCGTACGGCGGCGGCATCAGCTACGGGTTCGGCCCGGCCACCGTCGGCTTCGTCTATACGCGTTCGCAGTACGACAACACGGGTTCGTTCGGCTCGACCGGCCAGGTCGCGTTCAACAACTACGACGTGAACGTGCGCTATGCGGTGACGCCGGCCGTCAGCCTCGGCGCGGCCTACGTGTACACGGACGCCAGCGTGTCGAACCCCGACAGCAAACATGGCACCGATCCGAAGTGGCACCAGGTCGACCTGCAGGCCGTCTACAAGCTGTCGCGCCGCACGGACGTCTACGCGGAAGCGATGTACCAGCACGCAGCAGGCCGCGGCTACCAGGCGTTCATCAACGGCTCGGGCGGCGCATCGAGCACGGCGAACCAGATCGTCGGCACGATCGGCATGCGCACGCGCTTCTGACCGGCACGATGCGTCGTCGCCCGCCGGCCACGAACCTGCGTTCGCACGTGGGTTCGCCGGCCGCGGGCGGCCTCCATCAATGTTGTGTCATCTGGAAAGCAGCCTGCCTGGAATCGGGGTTTTTGCGCGCGCGGGCGCTGCGTAGACTGCCTGCAAAGGTCGCGGTCACGCATCGCGCGTCGAACCGGCCGCCCACCCCGTCCCCAGGAGAACCTCGTGAAATCGCTCGTCGTTACCGCCGCCGCTGCCGTCCTGCTCGCTGCACCGGCCCTGTCTTTCGCCCAGTCGGCCCAGTCGCCCGTCACGCGCGCGCAAGTGCTGCAGGAGCTGATCGATCTCGAGTCGGTCGGCTACAACCCGGCGCGCGGCGAAGTCAACAACTATCCGGACGACATCATGGCGGCGCAGGAACGACTTCACGAAAAGCGTCTCGCGGAACAGAAGGCAGCGCAGGCCGCCTACGGCCACGCCAGCGCACCGACGACGGAATCGGGCGCGGCGGCCAAGCCCGCGCTGTAACGGCATGACGAAGCGCCGCGCCCGCGTGAACGATGTCATGCAGGCGCGGCGCGGTTGCGTTCGCTTGATTGGCTTGAAGAGAAGACGCCGGCAGCGTGGCAATGCGCCGGTGCGCGCCCGCCGCTCAGGCGGCCTGCGGTTCGCGATCGATCGCGTTCAGCATCTCGACGTCGCGCGCGATCATCCCCGGCACCTGGGCCCGCAGCATCTCGACCCAGGTCCGCACCTTCGCATCGACGAAGCGGCGCGACGGATACAGCGCATACACGTTCATCTTCTGCAGGATATGCGCGGGCAGCACGCGGACGAGCGTGCCGTCGCGCAACGCGTCGATCGCCGAGTACAGCGGCAGCATGCCGATCCCGATGCCGTCGCGGATCGCAAGGGCGAGCGATTCGGCCGTATTGGTCTGCACCGGCCCCGCGACGTGGATCTGCTCGACACCTTCCGGCCCTTCGAGCACCCATTCGTGCGTCGGGAACGCCGGCGTGCATAACGTCAGGCATGCGTGCGCAGCGAGATCCTGCGGACGCACCGGTGCGCCGTGGCGTTTCACATAGTCGGGCGACGCGCACAGGATGCTGAAGGTCGAACCGAGCAGGTGCGACACGAGTTCCGAATCGGGCAGCGACGACGCGGTCACGACGGCCATGTCGCTCGTGCCGTCGAACAGGTCGGGCATGCGCTGCGACAGCGACAGTTCGATCGACACGTCCGGGAACTGCGCGTGATAGCGCGTCAGCGCAGGCAATACATAGTGATGGCCGACGCTCGCGAAGCTGTGCATGCGCAGCACGCCGGCCGGCCGTTCGTGCGCGCAGCTGGCCTCTTCTTCCGCGCGGTCGACGTCGGCGAGGATCTGGCGGCAGCGCCGCAGATAGCTTTCGCCGGCCGACGTGAGCGCGAGACGGCGCGTCGAACGATTCATCAGACGGGTGCGCAGGCGCGCCTCGAGCTCCGACACCGCGCGCGACATCGCGCCCGTCGTCGAATTCAGCGATTGCGCGGCGGCGGTGAAACTGCCCGTCTCGACGACGCGCGAAAACACCCGCATGTTTTGTAGGGTATCCATTCCTGTGAGCAACCTGTAGCGGAGCCGCTATTTTCCTCCACGGGATGCGACAGATTGTTACTCCGGCTGCAACTATCGTTTCCCCGCAGCTGCGTTAATGCGCGGGCGCCGCACTCCTACAATCGGCGCCTCAACAGTCGAACGGACCCGTTCGGACGTGCCAGGCACCTCGCCAGGCCCCGTACCGGCCCCCTCTTTTCATGAAGCCACAACCTGTGATCGAGCGTCATTCCATCGAACCGGCACGATGGAGGACCTGGCTCGATCCACTCGGCGACGCGGCACGCGACTGGGCCGCAAGCGACGGGCTGATCTGGCTGCACCTCGCGAAAACCGTGTTCGCGGCGCTCCTCGCGATGGGCATCGCGATGCGCCTGGAGATGTCGCAGCCGCGCACGGCGATGACGACCGTGTTCGTGCTGATGCAGCCGTTGTCGGGGATGGTGTTCGCGAAGAGCTTCTACCGCGTGCTCGGCACGGCGGCCGGCCTCGTCGCCGCACTCGCGCTCGGCGGGCTGTTCGCGCAGCAGCCCGAGCTGTACATGGCCGGCATCACGCTGTGGATCGGCACCTGCATCGCGCTCGCGGTGCGCAACCGCCACTTTCGCTGGTACGGCTTCGTGCTCGCCGGCTATACGGCCGCGCTGATCGGCCTGCCGTCCGTGATGACCCCGCAGACGCTGTTCCAGTCCGCGCTCACCCGCGCCGCGGAGGTCGCGCTCGGCATCGCGTGCTCGGGTGCGGTCAGCGCGCTGATCCTGCCGCTCAGCTCCGCGAAGGCATTGATGCGTTCGCTGGGCACCCGCCACGCGACGTTCGCGGCATTCACGGCCGGCGCGCTCGCCGGCGACGTCGCGCGCGGCGATTTCGAGCGGCGCTTCGCCGATTTCGTCGACGACATCGTCGGCTTCGAGGCCAACCGCGCGTTCGCATCGTTCGAGGATCCGCACATTCGCGCGCGCAGCCGCCGCCTCGCGCGGCTGAACAGCGAGTTCATGAATGCGTGCACGCGGCTGCATGCGCTGCACCAGCTCATCAAGCGATTGCGCGCCAATGGCTCCGACGCGGTGCTCGATGCGCTGGCGCCGCACGTCGATGCGCTCGCGCAGCGCTTCGCCGCACTGCGCGACGAGCGGCAGCGCGGCATCGCGCCGGCCACCGGCGCACTGCTCGAACTGCGCCGCTTCCACAGCGCGTTGCCGAAAGCCGCGCGTGCATCGCGGCGAACCATCGAGGAGCACGCTGCCGGCGGCCTGCTCGACTTCGATACCGCGATCGAGCTGCTGTACCGCTTCATCGGCGAATATCTCGGCTACGCCGACACCTATGCATCGCTCGACCAGGACGATCACGCGTTCGAGCGCTCGGTCACGCACTACGCGGTGAAGACCAATTCGTTCTTCGTCGGGTTCGCGTTCCTGCGCACGATCGTCGCCGTCGGCGCGATGAGCGCGTTCTGGCTCGCGTCCGAATGGCCGAGCGGCCCGCTCGCCGTGATCGCCACCGCGATCGCGTGCGCGCTCAGCTCGACGTCGCCGCGCGCGCCGAAGTTCGTCGCGCAGATGAGCGTCGGCGCGGCGTTCGCGACTGCGGTCGGCTATGTGTTCCTGTGCTACGTGTATCCGAACATCGACGGGTTCCCGCTGCTGTGCGCCGCGCTCGCGCCGGTGCTCGGCCTCGGCGCGTTTCTCGCGATGCGGCCGGGCTTGTCCGGCTACGGGATCGGCTTCGCGGTGTTCTTCTGCCTGCTCGCGGGGCCCGACAACGTGATCGCCTATACACCCGAGGTGCTGATCAACAACGGGCTGGCGATCGTCGTCGCGATGCTCGCGTGCTCGCTCGTGTTCGCGGTCGTCTTTCCTACCCACATGCCGTGGCTCACGGGTCGCATCGCGCACGACCTGCGCCGCCAGGTCACGCTGGCGTGCGAAGGGCCGACGGAGCGCCTCGCGCAGCGCTTCCAGTCAAGCACGCACGACCTGATGGCGCAACTGCGCACGCTGCTCGTGCGGCGCACGCGGCAGCATCGCGATGCGCTGCGCTGGATGCTGTCGACGCTCGAGGTCGGCCACGCGGTGATCGACCTGCGCGACGAACTGAACGCGTTCTGCGCATCGAAACCACCGCAAACGCTGCGCTGGACCGGCTCGATCGACGCGGTGCTGCACGAGTTGCCGCGCTTCTTCGACGACCCGACGCCCGGCCACCACGCGCGCACGCTGAAATCGGTGAACCTGGCGATCCGCGCGGCGCAGCACACGCTGCAGGCGTGGTATGCGGTGCCCAACGAGCGGCACCGGATGCAGCGCATCGTCGGCTGCCTGCACTTCATGCGCAGCGCGCTGCTGGACAAGGATGCGCCATTCAACCGGCACCGCCATTGACGATCGGTGCGCGCGCAACGGGATCCTTGTTCCGGATGGAAATAAGCTCTACAGCCGCGGTGATTAATCTTTAAGCAGTGCGAGCCTATAGTTTCCTCACTGCCAGCGAGACTGGCACCCACCCAGGAGAAACCAAAATGAAGCCGCTGCACCTCGCCCTCGTTGCCCTGTCGCTCACCGCTGCTGTTGCTCACGCACAGCCGGCACCGGCAGACGCCGCACCGCAACAGGCGAACCGCGCCGAAGCCGTGAAGGCCGCCGGCCGCGTCGATCGTTCGCAATCGAAGCAGGAAGACCCGAACGCGTGTGTCGGCCCCGTCAGCTTCTGCAACATCTACTTCGGCAGCTGAGCATGACGCCGCGTCGTCACGGCCAGGCCCGCACCGCCCGCGTTGCATCCATGGGCGAGCGGCGGCCCGGCCGCTCGCCGCATCGCCGCTCCCCTGCGCGCCGCTTCGATTGAAGCGGCGCATGCCGTTTCAGGCGCCGCGCCCCGGCCGCCAGCCCACCTCGCGCAACGCATCCAGCAAGCGCGCCTGCCCCAGCCCTTCGACCCGCGCCCCGCGCGACTCGACGTCGCCGCCCGCGACGAGCGCATTCACGATCGCTTCCTCCACCGCTTCCGCCGCCGCCACGAACAGCGCGGAAATATGGTCGTTGTTGACCATCTTCACGCCCGTGGTCGGCGCGCCCTTGCTGCCGTAGTTCGCCGCCGGCAGACCGTCGTTGCCCGTGGCGAACGCCAGGAAGATGTCGCCGCTCGAATCCTCCGTACCGCCGCCGACGCGCGCCAGCCCGACGCTCGCGCGCTGGGCGAGACGCGTGCACTGGTGCGGGAGCAACGGCGCGTCGGTCGCGATCGTCACGACGATCGAGCCCATCCCGGCCTCGCCCTGCGCGTCCGGCGCGCGGAACGGCGACGGCACGTGCCGCAGCACTTCGCCGACCGGGTAGCCGGCCACGCGCAGCATCTCGCGCACGCCGTAGTTCGCCTGCACGAGCGCGCCGACGGTCCAGCCGCCCGCCTCGGCCGCGAGCACGCGCGACGCGGTGCCGATGCCGCCCTTGAACTCGTGGCAGATCATCCCCGTGCCGCCGCCCACGCCGCCTTCGGCAACCGGCCCCGACTGCGCGGCGGCCAGCGCGCGCTGCACATGCGCGGCGCTCACGTGCTGGCCCCAGATATCGTTCAGCAGCCCGTCGTAGGTTTCCATCACGACCGGCATGCACCAGTACACGCGGCCGGCCGCCGCTTCGCGCTCGTTCGCGACGAGCGCATCGCGCACCGCGCCGACGCTGTGCGTGTTCGTATAGGCGATCGGCGTGGTCAGCAGGCCGGCCTCGCGGATCCATTCGAGCCCCGTCGCGTCGCCGTTGCCGTTCAGCACGTGCACGCCCGCGAAGCACGGCGAATCGTGCGCGGCGCCCGCGCGCGGCTCGATGACGGTGACGCCGGTGCAGATCGACGCGTCGCCGTTCTCGACGTTCAGCGTGCAATGTCCGACCCGCACGCCCGGAACGTCCGTGATCGCGTTGAAGCGGCCCGGCGTGCCGAGTCCGATGCGGATGCCGAGATCCCTCGTGCGCATGATGCAATTCCTCCCGTCTTTCAATGGTTCGGTGTTTCGATGATTCGGTACGGCAAGCTGTCGATCCCGCGTTCAGAGCGTGCGGAAAGCCTCGCTGTGGCGCGCCCAGACCGCATACATCACGAGTGCCGCGACCAGCAGCCCCGCGATGATGATCAGGTCGGTCGGCTTCGTGGCAGTCGCCAGCGTCGTGTAGAGCGTATAGGCCGCGCCGATTACCGCGACGAGCGGCGTCACGGGCCACAACGGCATCCGGTAATGATGTTCGACGTCACGGCGCACGAAGCGGCTCGCGAGCGCGGCCAGCCCGACGACCAGATAGATCAGCAGCAGCAGGTCGACCGTGAACGCGGTCAGCTCGTCGAGGCTCGACACGAACACGAGCCCCGCCGACGGCACCGCGAGCGCGATGGTGGCGAGCCAAGGCGATTCGAAGCGCGGATGGATCGTCGAGAAGGCGCGGTTGCAGGTGCGTGACCAGAGCGCATGCCGGCCGCTGCTGTACAGCAGCCGGCCCATCGTGATCACGATCGCGATGATCGCGTTGAACACCGACAGGAAGATCCCGCCGCTGACCACGCGCGACACGGCCGGGTTGCTCAGCGAGCGCACGACATAGCCGATCGGGTCGGCGCTCTTCGTCAGCTCGGTCAGCGACGGCGCGCCGAGCACGATCGCGGTGAGCGGAATCAGTTCGACGACGAGGATCACGAGCAGCGAGTAGATCACCGCCTTCGCGACATTGCGGTTGCCGCCGCGCAGGTCTTCCGCGAGATAGGCGGCCGAGCCGAAGCCGTTGTAGCAGAAGATCGCCGTGCCGATCGCCGGGACGATCGCGGCCAGCGTCGCCGGCACGAGCGCGTTGCCGCTCGCGACGACCGGCGCGATCAGCGCGTCGGCGCCGCGATGCGGCGAACCGAAGCCGAGGCCCGCGATCAGCATCAGCACGCCGATCTCGACGACGAGAAACGCGCCCGTGATCCACGCGTTCGTCTTGATGTTCAGCATGCCGAGCAGATAGCTGAGCAGCACGATAGTCAGCGCGACCGACTGGTTGCTGAAATGCGTGCCGAGCGCGTTGTTCAGATAGGGCGCGGCGCCGCTCGCGAGCACGGCGGGGATGAACACGCTGACGGACAGCACCGTGATGAAGGTCAGGTAGCCGGGCAGCGTGCCGAACACGCGCTTGGCCATCACGTACTCGCCGCCCGCGCTGCGGTGCGCGGCACTCAGCTCCGCGTAGCAGAGCGCGAACGCCAGCGCGAGCACGCCGCCGAGCAGGAACGACAGCACGGCGCCGCTGCCGGCCTGCTGGATCGCGAACGGCGCGATCACGAAGATCGAGCTCGCGGGCGTCACGCCCGATACGGTGATCATCACCGCATCGCGCACGCTGAGCGTCTGCGACAGCGCGCGCGGCGCGTCTTCCGTTGCAGGCGCCGCTTGCAGCGTGCCCGTCGATTCCGACATCATCGCCATTTCGTTCTCCTGTGCTTGGGCCAATCCTTTGCCACTTTTTTTTGAACGCCCATACTCGGGCCCGATTGATTGCGTGGCAGTCTAGGAAGCCAATTTCAGGACCGCTATTCCCCCTTCGTGTTACGCCCTTCCGGTGGTGGTATGGATCGTCTCTTTTCCGAAATCGCGATGCACCAGGCGCTCGGCCGCGCAATCGATCATCTCGGCCAGCCGCGCTTCTGGCGGTTCCTGGTGCTGCTGCTCAATGAAATGGTGCCGTTCGACAACGCGCTCGCGACCGCGATCGGCCGCGACGGCGTGCCGCTCGTGCTCGACGAATACGACACGGGCGGCACCGACGCCGCATCGCCCGTGCCGCTCTACCTGAACGGCGTGTATCTGCTCGACCCGTTCCTGCAGGCCGCGCACGACGGGCTAGCCGACGGCTGCTACCGGCTCGAGGAAGTCGCGCCCGACCTGTTCCGGCAGAGCGAATATTTCCTGAGCTACTTCCGCGACGCGGTCGGCGACGACGAGATCCAGATCCTCGTGCGGCCGAACGCCGACACGCTGCTCTCGCTGTCGCTCGGTGCGGGCACGCGGTTCGACGTCGAGCCGCTCGGCAAGCTGACGGCCGCGATGCCGTGGGTGCTCGCGGCGATCCGGCAGCACTGGCGGCTGGTGGGCGACGCGGCGCGCGCGACGCCCGATGCCGATCTCGGCGCGCGGGTCGAGCAGGCGCTTGCCCGCTTCGGCGCGGGCGTGCTGACCGATCGAGAGATGTCGATCGCGCGAATGGTGCTGCGCGGCAATTCGTCGAAGGCGATTGCCGAGCGGCTGGCGATATCCCCCGAAACGGTGAAGGTGCACCGGCGGCATTTGTACGCGAAGCTCGGGATTTCGTCGCAGCCCGAGCTGTTTTCGCGCTTCATCCAGGCGCTGGGGGAAGACGCGGCCGGATGACTGCATCGGTGCCGGCGGATGGCAACCGGCGTGGAATCGGGCACACTCCGTGAAGCGCCGCATGCCGGGGTCCTCCGGTAACGCCGATGCGGATGCACCGTCGACAACAGGATTGCCCGACAACAGGAGCCCCGATTCATGTCGCTCATTCCGATCATCGGACTTGGCTGGCTGCTGCTGTGCGCGATCAGTGCCGTATCGATCGTGCTCATCCCGCCGGCGGTGCTGGTCGCTTGCCTGATGGGCAAGAACGTCTGGTCGATCCTGACCCGCGGCCGGCTGCAGTTCGCGTTCCTCGCCTACCTGGGCTCCGCGCCGGTGCCGGCCGTCTTCACGTTCCTGCTGGAAGCCGGCGCCTCGGCCGGGAGTCACGGCGGCGTGGCGTCCGACAGCCTGCGCCAATGGAACGAACAATTCTTTTTCGTGTTCGTCGCGGCCGCGGCACTGAGCGGCCTGCTGTTGCTATTACGGCCGAAAGACAGGCAAACAGCGAACGCCGAACCGTCGCAACCGGCGCGATAGCCGGCACGCGAACGACGGCGCGCCAAGCCGCCTGCACGGGTCTCGAGCAGGGGCATCGTCATGCGCTGATGTCCGCTATGTCTATGTCGACTTCCACTTCGCGCCGATCTGTGCGAGCCCGGCGTTCTTGAGATCGTCCGGCAACATCACCACGCGGAACTCGCAGTCCGCGTTCAGCATCAGGAACCAAGGCTCCGCGAGCGCCGGGATCTGCGATGGATCATTCAGGTCGACGATCACGACCGCCCCGCGCCCGCCGTTCTGCTCCGTGAAATACACGGCCTCCGGCTTGACCGCTTCGAGTATTCGCCCGATCACGTCGCCGACGCTGCCGTCGCGCACCAGCGTGTTGAACGGCTCGTGAGGGATTCGTATGTTGAGAAGCATGCGCATGACCATCCTCCTTGGGCTGCGCCCGGCCTGGGCCCTTCAAGCATAGGTGCTGCGCGATGCCGCGCCAGTGGCGCCGAACGCAGCGGCCGGCACGCGTTTACGTTCCGACGATTC
Coding sequences within:
- a CDS encoding P1 family peptidase, with the protein product MRTRDLGIRIGLGTPGRFNAITDVPGVRVGHCTLNVENGDASICTGVTVIEPRAGAAHDSPCFAGVHVLNGNGDATGLEWIREAGLLTTPIAYTNTHSVGAVRDALVANEREAAAGRVYWCMPVVMETYDGLLNDIWGQHVSAAHVQRALAAAQSGPVAEGGVGGGTGMICHEFKGGIGTASRVLAAEAGGWTVGALVQANYGVREMLRVAGYPVGEVLRHVPSPFRAPDAQGEAGMGSIVVTIATDAPLLPHQCTRLAQRASVGLARVGGGTEDSSGDIFLAFATGNDGLPAANYGSKGAPTTGVKMVNNDHISALFVAAAEAVEEAIVNALVAGGDVESRGARVEGLGQARLLDALREVGWRPGRGA
- a CDS encoding LysR family transcriptional regulator; protein product: MDTLQNMRVFSRVVETGSFTAAAQSLNSTTGAMSRAVSELEARLRTRLMNRSTRRLALTSAGESYLRRCRQILADVDRAEEEASCAHERPAGVLRMHSFASVGHHYVLPALTRYHAQFPDVSIELSLSQRMPDLFDGTSDMAVVTASSLPDSELVSHLLGSTFSILCASPDYVKRHGAPVRPQDLAAHACLTLCTPAFPTHEWVLEGPEGVEQIHVAGPVQTNTAESLALAIRDGIGIGMLPLYSAIDALRDGTLVRVLPAHILQKMNVYALYPSRRFVDAKVRTWVEMLRAQVPGMIARDVEMLNAIDREPQAA
- a CDS encoding porin, which produces MKKTLIAGACTAALFAPLAHAQSSVTLYGLIDAGIVYTNNANGASLWRLNSGTVNGSRVGFRGTEDLGGGLKALFVLENGFNVNNGGLGQDGKLFGRHAYVGLSQNGFGTLTLGRQYDTMVDFVAPLSATAGDLGDASFAHPFDNDNLNHSLRINNAVKYTSETYAGLKVGAMVAFSNATNFGANRAYSVAASYTNGPLKLAGAYLQMNGTKGSTSASPGATDAAEAKSLNQGGWSIGSDRMRSYGGGISYGFGPATVGFVYTRSQYDNTGSFGSTGQVAFNNYDVNVRYAVTPAVSLGAAYVYTDASVSNPDSKHGTDPKWHQVDLQAVYKLSRRTDVYAEAMYQHAAGRGYQAFINGSGGASSTANQIVGTIGMRTRF
- a CDS encoding APC family permease gives rise to the protein MAMMSESTGTLQAAPATEDAPRALSQTLSVRDAVMITVSGVTPASSIFVIAPFAIQQAGSGAVLSFLLGGVLALAFALCYAELSAAHRSAGGEYVMAKRVFGTLPGYLTFITVLSVSVFIPAVLASGAAPYLNNALGTHFSNQSVALTIVLLSYLLGMLNIKTNAWITGAFLVVEIGVLMLIAGLGFGSPHRGADALIAPVVASGNALVPATLAAIVPAIGTAIFCYNGFGSAAYLAEDLRGGNRNVAKAVIYSLLVILVVELIPLTAIVLGAPSLTELTKSADPIGYVVRSLSNPAVSRVVSGGIFLSVFNAIIAIVITMGRLLYSSGRHALWSRTCNRAFSTIHPRFESPWLATIALAVPSAGLVFVSSLDELTAFTVDLLLLIYLVVGLAALASRFVRRDVEHHYRMPLWPVTPLVAVIGAAYTLYTTLATATKPTDLIIIAGLLVAALVMYAVWARHSEAFRTL
- a CDS encoding chloride channel protein: MRPDLPSAPASSSPAASPFARVAVVTILTGIGAGLGGMLLALLLHAIQHVAYGYSVAHVIGTESFLIGVTGADPLRRLAVLVVCGIVAGGGWWALYRYGRPLVSIRRAVRAADPRMPVVSTTVHALLQIVTVALGSPLGREVAPREIGSLLAGRLAHAAGLTPDDCRLMVACGAGAGLAAVYNVPLGGAIFVLEVLLGTFELRALVVAVATSAIAAAVAWIGLGNEHQYTVPPFVLSTPLVAWSIVCGPLFGFAAYGFVRLTTRARANAPKDGRLPVLALINFAVIGVLAMGVPPLLGNGKGPASLGFDGTLTIGFAAALLVLKVLIEAGSLRAGAEGGLLTPGLANGALLGVVLGGLWSLVWPGASIGGCALIGATAFLAASMQMPITAVVLLLEFTRADHDSLVPMLLAVAGSLVAYRFMQLLAERREYAVATVRARAHR
- a CDS encoding FUSC family protein — protein: MKPQPVIERHSIEPARWRTWLDPLGDAARDWAASDGLIWLHLAKTVFAALLAMGIAMRLEMSQPRTAMTTVFVLMQPLSGMVFAKSFYRVLGTAAGLVAALALGGLFAQQPELYMAGITLWIGTCIALAVRNRHFRWYGFVLAGYTAALIGLPSVMTPQTLFQSALTRAAEVALGIACSGAVSALILPLSSAKALMRSLGTRHATFAAFTAGALAGDVARGDFERRFADFVDDIVGFEANRAFASFEDPHIRARSRRLARLNSEFMNACTRLHALHQLIKRLRANGSDAVLDALAPHVDALAQRFAALRDERQRGIAPATGALLELRRFHSALPKAARASRRTIEEHAAGGLLDFDTAIELLYRFIGEYLGYADTYASLDQDDHAFERSVTHYAVKTNSFFVGFAFLRTIVAVGAMSAFWLASEWPSGPLAVIATAIACALSSTSPRAPKFVAQMSVGAAFATAVGYVFLCYVYPNIDGFPLLCAALAPVLGLGAFLAMRPGLSGYGIGFAVFFCLLAGPDNVIAYTPEVLINNGLAIVVAMLACSLVFAVVFPTHMPWLTGRIAHDLRRQVTLACEGPTERLAQRFQSSTHDLMAQLRTLLVRRTRQHRDALRWMLSTLEVGHAVIDLRDELNAFCASKPPQTLRWTGSIDAVLHELPRFFDDPTPGHHARTLKSVNLAIRAAQHTLQAWYAVPNERHRMQRIVGCLHFMRSALLDKDAPFNRHRH
- a CDS encoding panthothenate synthetase, translated to MRMLLNIRIPHEPFNTLVRDGSVGDVIGRILEAVKPEAVYFTEQNGGRGAVVIVDLNDPSQIPALAEPWFLMLNADCEFRVVMLPDDLKNAGLAQIGAKWKST
- a CDS encoding DUF4148 domain-containing protein, which produces MKSLVVTAAAAVLLAAPALSFAQSAQSPVTRAQVLQELIDLESVGYNPARGEVNNYPDDIMAAQERLHEKRLAEQKAAQAAYGHASAPTTESGAAAKPAL
- a CDS encoding helix-turn-helix transcriptional regulator, encoding MDRLFSEIAMHQALGRAIDHLGQPRFWRFLVLLLNEMVPFDNALATAIGRDGVPLVLDEYDTGGTDAASPVPLYLNGVYLLDPFLQAAHDGLADGCYRLEEVAPDLFRQSEYFLSYFRDAVGDDEIQILVRPNADTLLSLSLGAGTRFDVEPLGKLTAAMPWVLAAIRQHWRLVGDAARATPDADLGARVEQALARFGAGVLTDREMSIARMVLRGNSSKAIAERLAISPETVKVHRRHLYAKLGISSQPELFSRFIQALGEDAAG